A genomic region of Immundisolibacter sp. contains the following coding sequences:
- a CDS encoding PAS domain-containing sensor histidine kinase, whose translation MPAMPCSDTTSDGAAFEHLSGALGASYRQLERRLTALQQELAEQRPLAALGEMSAGLAHQVRTPLSTALVYACHLRDADLAPADRTRFAGRLVERLRQLERLVADMLAFAHGADAGDQRFSFADLIDALAAAVEPQRPATARLSLPAANVPLGLRGSLESLSGALTNLCLNAFEAGATEVSVQCLRGAPGQLRLAICDDGPGLAAELTGRVFEPFVSGRPGGTGLGLAVARAVVERHGGTLLLAESSLGCRFELALPCQLPALVALEA comes from the coding sequence ATGCCGGCAATGCCTTGCTCCGATACGACCTCTGACGGCGCAGCTTTCGAGCACCTGTCGGGAGCGCTGGGCGCTTCCTACCGGCAGCTCGAACGCCGTCTGACGGCGCTGCAGCAGGAACTCGCCGAGCAGCGGCCGCTGGCGGCTCTGGGCGAAATGAGCGCGGGTCTCGCGCATCAGGTGCGCACGCCGCTGAGTACGGCCCTTGTTTATGCCTGTCATTTGCGCGACGCCGACCTGGCGCCGGCCGACCGGACGCGTTTCGCGGGTCGATTGGTCGAGCGGTTACGGCAGCTGGAGCGTTTGGTGGCGGACATGCTGGCATTCGCGCATGGCGCTGATGCTGGCGATCAACGTTTTTCCTTTGCCGACCTGATAGATGCGCTGGCCGCGGCGGTTGAGCCACAGCGGCCGGCGACAGCCAGACTATCCCTGCCGGCGGCGAACGTGCCGCTCGGGCTGCGCGGCAGCCTGGAGAGCCTGAGCGGCGCACTGACCAACCTTTGCTTGAATGCCTTTGAGGCTGGCGCGACCGAAGTCTCGGTGCAGTGCCTGCGCGGTGCGCCAGGCCAGCTGCGCCTGGCTATTTGCGACGACGGCCCTGGCCTTGCGGCTGAGCTGACCGGGCGGGTTTTCGAGCCGTTCGTGTCCGGGCGTCCCGGTGGTACCGGACTCGGCCTGGCCGTGGCGCGCGCAGTGGTCGAACGCCACGGTGGCACGCTGCTGCTGGCCGAGTCATCGCTTGGCTGCCGTTTCGAACTGGCGCTGCCGTGCCAGTTGCCGGCCCTGGTGGCACTGGAGGCCTAA
- a CDS encoding sigma-54 interaction domain-containing protein, with translation MVRDSLVLAPSPAGLVPAPADVLRFLGYEPVESADLDGIPADPGPLALVLFQAGDQQQALALLQSCRARWPRLVAVLAVPPGQTVNADWQTPLGRALVATLPLPLQFDELSTALDRARFVRGRAAAGHNAGLVYRLVGRGHAIERVQYLIERVARTDSNVLILGESGTGKEVVARNIHFQSTRANNPFVPVNCGAIPAELLESELFGHEKGAFTGAISARQGRFEAAEGGTLFLDEIGDMSLPMQVKLLRVLQERVFERVGSNRSITADVRIIAATHRDLETGIREGAFREDLYYRLNVFPIELPPLRERREDIPALVDELSARIGREKGIQVRVGRDALAVLADYPWPGNVRELANVIERMAIMHGDRPVAAADLPARLRQGAVVDGTHDVTDLPPPIQVAEPSATRLPSAGINLKDFLEELERSYIQQALNESGDVVAHAAELLSMRRTTLVEKMRKYGLQRAGFASDV, from the coding sequence ATGGTTCGCGACTCTTTGGTGCTGGCGCCGTCGCCCGCTGGCCTCGTGCCAGCGCCCGCTGATGTACTGCGATTTCTCGGCTACGAACCGGTGGAAAGCGCGGACCTGGACGGCATTCCGGCCGATCCCGGTCCGTTGGCCCTGGTGTTGTTTCAGGCCGGCGATCAGCAGCAGGCGCTGGCGCTTCTGCAAAGCTGTCGCGCCCGCTGGCCGCGCCTGGTGGCGGTGCTGGCGGTGCCGCCTGGCCAGACTGTCAATGCTGATTGGCAGACGCCACTGGGCCGGGCGCTGGTGGCGACGCTGCCGTTGCCGTTGCAGTTCGACGAGTTGTCCACCGCACTTGACCGGGCGCGTTTCGTGCGTGGCCGCGCCGCGGCCGGACACAACGCCGGCCTGGTTTATCGCCTGGTCGGGCGTGGTCACGCCATCGAGCGGGTGCAGTACCTCATCGAGCGAGTCGCCCGCACCGATTCCAACGTCCTGATCCTGGGCGAGTCCGGCACCGGCAAGGAGGTGGTGGCGCGCAATATTCATTTTCAATCGACTCGCGCCAACAACCCGTTCGTGCCGGTCAACTGCGGCGCCATCCCGGCAGAGCTCCTGGAAAGCGAGTTGTTCGGTCATGAGAAGGGCGCTTTTACCGGTGCCATCAGCGCCCGCCAGGGTCGCTTCGAGGCGGCCGAGGGCGGCACGCTGTTTCTGGACGAGATCGGCGACATGAGCCTGCCCATGCAGGTCAAGCTGCTGCGCGTGTTGCAGGAGCGGGTGTTCGAGCGGGTCGGCAGCAATCGCAGCATCACTGCCGATGTGCGCATCATCGCCGCGACCCACCGCGACCTGGAGACTGGCATCCGCGAAGGCGCGTTCCGCGAGGATCTTTATTACCGCTTGAACGTATTCCCGATCGAACTGCCGCCCCTGCGCGAGCGGCGCGAGGACATTCCGGCCCTGGTGGACGAACTGTCGGCCCGCATCGGACGCGAGAAAGGCATTCAGGTTCGTGTTGGGCGCGACGCGCTGGCGGTGCTGGCCGACTATCCCTGGCCGGGTAACGTACGCGAACTGGCGAATGTCATCGAGCGCATGGCCATCATGCACGGCGACCGCCCGGTCGCGGCTGCGGATCTGCCGGCGCGCCTGCGCCAGGGCGCAGTCGTCGATGGAACCCACGACGTGACCGACCTGCCCCCCCCGATCCAGGTGGCGGAACCGAGTGCAACGCGTTTGCCGTCGGCCGGCATCAACCTCAAGGACTTTCTCGAAGAACTCGAGCGCAGCTATATCCAGCAAGCCCTGAACGAAAGCGGCGATGTGGTGGCTCATGCCGCCGAACTTCTCAGCATGCGCCGTACCACCCTGGTCGAGAAGATGCGCAAGTACGGTTTGCAGCGGGCTGGCTTCGCGTCGGATGTTTGA
- a CDS encoding PilZ domain-containing protein, with the protein MDTNAADPLAGGLVHSDRLVLVWRALPELPDALALAECNRVAGALLSLVGGLEEQPPPLDEPPELISHLHRLDQKLDLLLDLCGHLVRRELALPSPQVLRLGARGIVWEPATPPAAGPGLISLYLQSPLPTPLELPALLTLLPDGHVLAEFYGLDRAVVDGLERFVFRRHRRAVALAKRPSDPA; encoded by the coding sequence ATGGACACAAACGCTGCTGATCCCCTGGCCGGGGGGCTAGTTCATAGCGATCGGCTGGTGCTGGTATGGCGGGCCTTGCCTGAGTTGCCGGACGCGCTGGCCTTGGCCGAATGCAACCGGGTAGCCGGCGCCTTGCTGAGTCTGGTCGGCGGTCTCGAAGAGCAGCCCCCGCCACTTGATGAACCGCCAGAACTGATCTCGCATCTGCATCGACTTGACCAGAAACTCGATTTGTTGCTCGATCTGTGCGGTCACCTGGTACGGCGGGAATTGGCGCTGCCATCGCCACAAGTGCTGCGCCTCGGCGCTCGCGGGATCGTCTGGGAGCCGGCGACGCCACCGGCCGCCGGGCCAGGCTTGATTAGTCTGTACTTGCAATCGCCGCTTCCAACGCCACTGGAGTTGCCGGCGCTGCTGACATTGCTACCCGACGGCCATGTACTGGCCGAATTTTATGGACTCGATCGGGCCGTCGTTGACGGCCTGGAACGGTTTGTGTTCCGTCGTCATCGCCGCGCGGTGGCCCTGGCGAAGCGACCCAGCGACCCGGCCTGA
- the fliT gene encoding flagellar protein FliT, with protein MTSDTLSEAVAMTAAMAVAADQGAWEAVALLASQRHDCLEIALADEAWRVRPGTVQAIRDMLSSDQALAARAVAARGEVGAALRDLHGGARMHDAYAANAAVA; from the coding sequence GTGACCAGCGACACGCTGAGTGAGGCAGTCGCGATGACCGCCGCCATGGCGGTGGCGGCTGACCAGGGGGCCTGGGAGGCAGTGGCGCTGCTCGCGAGCCAGCGTCACGATTGTCTTGAAATTGCCTTGGCCGACGAGGCCTGGCGAGTGCGGCCGGGCACGGTACAGGCGATTCGCGACATGCTCAGTTCCGACCAGGCGCTTGCCGCGCGCGCTGTGGCGGCGCGCGGTGAGGTCGGCGCGGCCTTGCGCGATTTGCACGGTGGTGCGCGCATGCACGATGCCTACGCGGCGAATGCGGCGGTTGCGTAA
- the fliS gene encoding flagellar export chaperone FliS, which produces MTPHSSAALKQYASVQVQSGVTEATPHRLTAMLFDGALARIGRAKGHMQRGELAAKGEAISATIAIVGTLGGSLRREAAPELVDRLAALYDYILRRLIAANADNRVDYLDEAGRLLATLAEAWHAIDPAKAALDQAVNG; this is translated from the coding sequence GTGACCCCTCATTCCAGCGCCGCCCTGAAACAGTATGCGAGCGTACAAGTGCAGTCTGGCGTGACCGAGGCTACGCCGCACCGCCTGACAGCCATGCTGTTCGACGGCGCACTCGCGCGCATTGGACGCGCCAAGGGCCATATGCAGCGCGGCGAACTGGCGGCCAAGGGCGAAGCCATTTCGGCAACGATCGCCATCGTAGGAACCCTCGGCGGCAGTCTTCGGCGCGAGGCGGCACCAGAACTGGTCGACCGGCTGGCCGCTCTGTACGACTACATTCTGCGTCGCCTGATAGCGGCCAACGCCGATAACCGGGTGGACTACCTGGACGAGGCAGGGCGCCTGCTGGCGACTCTGGCCGAAGCGTGGCACGCCATTGACCCGGCCAAAGCCGCCCTGGACCAGGCGGTCAACGGTTAA
- the fliD gene encoding flagellar filament capping protein FliD, which yields MPTLTSGGIGSGIDVAGLVNSLINAERAPTEGRLAVKEAGLQARLSGFGLIKGALDKLQSAVTTLGASDLLSTNKASSGDDKLFTASADGTAVAGAYSVEITTLAAAQKLASGAFAASTTVVGTGSLTLALAGKTATLTIDDSNKSLAGIRDAINAARTEDGTPLGITATLVTSTGGVEPAGTYLVLTSSTTGASNTITVTQAGGDGGLAALQYETGGLANGLTEKQAAADSVVKVDGFTYTSASNTVSGVLAGVTLNLKATTTAPVTLTVTSDVSGVQPKLQAVVDAYNALVDVLKQQGGYNSAVKSGGPLLGDSVLRNVSGQLRLALTGRAEIETGAPALARDIGIGIDASGKLKLDAATLKTQLAQDRTAVEGVLGGDTGLIKRLSNVLEGYLGSTGVLKARTDSIGRQLVDITDQRGALSLRLEALEKRYLAQFNALDGLLSKIQATGSFLSQQLANLPGAFSGDKR from the coding sequence ATGCCTACGCTTACTTCCGGTGGAATCGGTTCCGGCATCGACGTCGCCGGCCTGGTCAATAGCCTGATCAATGCCGAGCGAGCGCCTACCGAGGGTCGCCTGGCAGTCAAGGAGGCGGGGCTGCAGGCGCGTTTGTCAGGCTTCGGTCTGATAAAGGGCGCGCTGGACAAACTGCAGTCGGCGGTGACGACGCTTGGCGCCAGCGATCTGCTGAGCACCAACAAGGCAAGTTCAGGCGACGACAAGCTGTTCACGGCCAGCGCCGACGGCACAGCGGTCGCCGGTGCATATTCGGTGGAAATTACCACCCTCGCGGCGGCGCAGAAACTCGCTTCGGGCGCCTTCGCCGCATCGACCACCGTAGTGGGCACCGGTAGTCTGACCCTGGCACTTGCCGGCAAGACAGCCACCCTGACCATCGATGACAGTAACAAGTCACTGGCGGGCATCCGCGATGCCATCAACGCGGCGCGCACCGAGGACGGAACACCGCTGGGCATCACCGCGACCCTGGTGACCAGCACCGGCGGGGTGGAGCCCGCGGGCACCTATCTGGTGCTGACCTCGAGCACTACCGGTGCCAGCAACACCATTACGGTGACGCAAGCCGGCGGCGACGGTGGATTGGCTGCCTTGCAGTATGAAACCGGGGGCCTTGCCAATGGACTCACGGAAAAACAGGCCGCCGCCGATTCGGTTGTGAAAGTGGACGGCTTCACCTATACCAGTGCCAGTAATACCGTCAGCGGTGTTCTGGCCGGCGTGACCTTGAACCTGAAGGCAACCACCACGGCACCGGTAACCCTTACCGTGACCAGCGACGTGAGCGGTGTACAGCCCAAGCTGCAAGCGGTGGTAGATGCCTATAACGCCCTAGTGGATGTGTTGAAGCAACAGGGCGGTTACAACAGCGCGGTCAAAAGCGGCGGGCCGCTGCTGGGTGACTCGGTACTGCGCAACGTATCCGGCCAACTACGCCTCGCACTCACTGGCCGGGCGGAAATCGAGACCGGTGCGCCTGCATTGGCCAGGGATATCGGCATCGGCATCGACGCCAGCGGGAAGTTGAAACTTGACGCGGCCACGTTGAAAACGCAGCTGGCGCAAGACCGCACCGCGGTGGAGGGCGTGCTGGGGGGTGACACTGGCCTGATCAAGCGCCTGTCCAATGTGCTCGAGGGCTATCTGGGCAGCACCGGCGTGTTGAAGGCGCGTACCGACAGCATCGGTAGGCAACTGGTCGATATTACCGATCAGCGGGGTGCGTTGAGCCTTCGCCTGGAGGCGTTGGAAAAGCGCTACCTGGCACAGTTCAATGCGCTCGATGGCCTGCTCAGCAAAATCCAGGCAACCGGCTCCTTCCTGTCGCAACAATTGGCGAACCTACCGGGTGCATTCAGCGGCGACAAGCGCTAG